From Microcystis aeruginosa NIES-2549, a single genomic window includes:
- a CDS encoding pyridoxal-phosphate-dependent aminotransferase family protein yields the protein MENKNMLMIPGPTPVPEAVLLAMAKAPIGHRTGAFSKVIAELTENLKWLHQTSGDVLMLTASGTGVMEAGIINFLSPGDRVLVGDNGKFGERWAKVAKAYGLNVDIIKAEWGKPLDHEAFTAKLTEDKEKAIKAVIITHSETSTGVLNDLESINKAVKNHGEALIIVDAVTSLGAYHIPIDEWGLDVVGSGSQKGYMIPPGLGFVSVSQKAWKAYETAKLPRFYLDLGKYKKATDEDSSPFTPPVNLMYGLQASLQMMRREGLAAIFARHQRLTKMTRAGMQALNLPLYAADSCASTAITAVAPTLVDAEKIRSTLNKKFDIAVAGGQDHLKGKIFRIGHLGFASERDILTVIAAIEATLIELGVEGVTPGAGVAAAASVMVQG from the coding sequence ATGGAAAATAAAAATATGTTGATGATTCCCGGCCCCACACCAGTGCCGGAAGCGGTATTATTGGCTATGGCTAAAGCACCGATAGGTCATCGGACGGGTGCTTTTAGCAAGGTAATCGCCGAATTAACCGAAAATCTCAAATGGTTGCATCAAACCAGTGGCGATGTTTTAATGTTAACCGCTTCGGGAACCGGTGTCATGGAAGCGGGAATTATTAATTTTCTCAGCCCCGGCGATCGAGTTTTGGTGGGGGATAATGGTAAATTTGGGGAACGTTGGGCGAAAGTGGCGAAAGCCTACGGCTTAAATGTGGATATCATTAAGGCAGAATGGGGTAAACCCCTAGATCACGAGGCATTCACTGCTAAACTGACCGAAGACAAGGAAAAAGCCATCAAAGCGGTAATTATCACCCATTCGGAAACTTCCACCGGGGTCCTCAATGACTTGGAAAGCATTAACAAAGCGGTAAAAAACCACGGGGAAGCTTTAATCATCGTCGATGCCGTCACCAGTTTAGGGGCTTATCATATTCCCATCGACGAATGGGGTTTAGATGTGGTCGGTTCTGGTTCCCAGAAAGGTTATATGATTCCTCCCGGTTTAGGTTTTGTTTCCGTAAGTCAAAAAGCTTGGAAAGCCTACGAAACCGCCAAACTGCCCCGTTTTTATCTAGATTTGGGCAAATACAAAAAAGCCACCGATGAGGATAGTTCCCCCTTTACCCCTCCAGTTAACCTGATGTACGGTTTACAAGCTTCTCTGCAAATGATGAGAAGAGAGGGATTAGCGGCAATTTTCGCCCGTCACCAACGCTTAACGAAGATGACGCGGGCCGGTATGCAGGCCCTGAATTTGCCCCTCTACGCGGCGGATTCCTGCGCTTCCACGGCGATTACTGCGGTGGCCCCCACTCTAGTAGATGCGGAAAAAATTCGTTCGACTCTCAATAAAAAGTTCGACATCGCTGTGGCTGGTGGTCAGGATCACCTCAAGGGTAAAATCTTCCGTATCGGTCATTTAGGTTTTGCCAGTGAGAGGGATATCCTCACGGTTATCGCTGCCATTGAAGCGACTTTAATCGAGTTAGGTGTCGAAGGTGTCACCCCCGGCGCCGGTGTGGCTGCGGCTGCCTCTGTGATGGTGCAGGGTTAA
- a CDS encoding Npun_R2821/Npun_R2822 family protein, with translation MKRGIYITANDRVIEQAIALMNSIRLYDPDSPVILIPYDNNYQKIADLLSEKYGVILYPDLQLVEELAQKIYDIFGEKFFARPNQFRKQVCWFGELDQFLYIDTDIVVFEKIIDNLNFLDTYDFLCCDYQHKKGITDVFNPIVLEQGIFTENDLTGMFNGGFWASKKNLFSEQELYSAFQECAAHPEYFDFSQKTSDQPIINYTILKRVPNRFNLVRVPGCQAGNWGRSSHFQRQGNILIDPRLNQPLKYLHWAGIRIEPGCPYWDIWKYYRYLDDPNPPTDPPASKPKNRFQKLLDKIKL, from the coding sequence ATGAAGCGAGGGATTTACATTACCGCTAATGATCGAGTTATCGAGCAGGCGATCGCATTAATGAATAGTATTCGTTTGTACGATCCCGATTCTCCCGTCATCTTGATTCCCTACGACAATAATTATCAAAAAATTGCCGATTTATTGTCCGAAAAATATGGCGTTATTCTCTATCCTGATCTGCAATTAGTGGAAGAATTGGCACAGAAAATCTATGATATTTTTGGAGAAAAATTCTTTGCTCGTCCTAATCAATTTCGCAAGCAGGTGTGTTGGTTTGGAGAACTAGATCAATTTCTTTATATCGATACCGATATCGTAGTTTTTGAAAAAATAATAGATAATCTAAATTTCCTCGATACCTACGATTTTCTCTGCTGTGATTATCAACACAAAAAAGGGATTACTGATGTCTTTAATCCGATTGTTTTAGAACAAGGAATCTTCACGGAAAACGATCTAACTGGAATGTTTAACGGTGGTTTTTGGGCTAGTAAAAAGAATCTATTCTCAGAACAGGAATTATATAGTGCTTTTCAAGAATGTGCCGCTCATCCAGAATATTTTGATTTTTCTCAAAAAACCTCCGATCAACCGATTATTAATTATACCATTCTCAAACGAGTTCCCAATCGATTTAATCTTGTCCGCGTCCCGGGTTGTCAAGCGGGAAATTGGGGGAGAAGTTCTCATTTTCAACGTCAGGGAAATATTTTAATCGATCCGAGATTAAATCAGCCCTTAAAATATTTACATTGGGCAGGAATTCGCATTGAACCGGGATGTCCCTACTGGGATATATGGAAATATTATCGTTATCTAGATGATCCTAATCCCCCCACAGATCCGCCAGCAAGCAAACCAAAAAATCGGTTTCAGAAATTATTAGATAAAATCAAATTATAG
- a CDS encoding DUF3288 family protein, whose protein sequence is MASKNQEQQHPQERLDRPIVDQLLQSEPNDLNLAECARLRIRYQNFPGAREIQRDLDLILEKWQLDEASLWAKTRQLHSHGQVYQIRQSEEQQDWS, encoded by the coding sequence ATGGCTAGTAAAAATCAAGAACAACAACATCCACAGGAAAGACTCGATCGCCCGATTGTTGATCAGCTGCTGCAATCAGAACCCAATGATTTAAACTTAGCTGAATGCGCTCGTTTACGCATACGTTATCAAAACTTTCCGGGGGCAAGAGAAATCCAAAGAGATTTAGATTTAATCCTAGAAAAATGGCAGTTAGATGAAGCTAGTTTATGGGCAAAAACTCGACAACTGCACAGTCACGGACAAGTGTATCAAATTCGCCAAAGCGAGGAGCAACAGGATTGGAGTTAA
- the trpC gene encoding indole-3-glycerol phosphate synthase TrpC, giving the protein MQIRRKHPNPAVKVESLSYVVKVPEAQPQNILEEIVWHKEIEVDKLRERLPLLELRKKIANTAPPCDFLAALKQGKTQPALIAEVKKASPSKGVIREDFDPVAIARTYEQGGATCLSVLTDSKFFQGSYENLSLVRQAVSLPLLCKEFILYPYQIYYARSQGADAVLLIAAILSDQDIAYFVKIVKGLGMTALVEVHSLAEFDRVLAIEGIELIGINNRNLETFKVDLDNTRQLLEARGEKVREKGILIVSESGLHTATDVAKVKQAGANAVLIGESLVKLPDPAAGIQKLFENLG; this is encoded by the coding sequence ATGCAGATCCGAAGAAAACACCCCAATCCTGCCGTCAAAGTTGAGAGTTTGAGTTATGTGGTGAAAGTGCCAGAGGCACAACCACAAAATATTTTAGAAGAAATCGTTTGGCATAAGGAGATCGAAGTCGATAAATTGCGCGAGCGGTTGCCTTTATTGGAATTACGCAAAAAAATAGCCAATACTGCGCCACCTTGCGACTTTTTAGCCGCCTTAAAACAGGGTAAAACCCAACCCGCTTTGATTGCCGAAGTGAAAAAAGCTTCCCCTAGCAAGGGAGTCATCCGCGAAGATTTTGATCCTGTAGCGATCGCCCGTACCTATGAACAGGGAGGGGCCACTTGTTTATCGGTTTTAACCGATAGTAAGTTTTTTCAAGGTAGTTACGAAAATCTTAGCCTCGTCCGGCAAGCGGTATCTTTACCCCTATTATGCAAGGAATTTATCCTTTATCCCTATCAAATCTACTACGCTCGCTCTCAAGGAGCCGATGCTGTCCTTTTAATTGCCGCTATTTTAAGCGATCAAGACATAGCATATTTTGTCAAAATTGTCAAGGGTTTAGGGATGACAGCTTTGGTAGAGGTGCATAGTCTGGCCGAATTCGATCGAGTGTTAGCCATTGAGGGAATCGAACTAATCGGCATTAATAACCGCAATTTAGAGACATTTAAAGTCGATTTAGACAATACTCGCCAATTACTAGAAGCCAGGGGCGAAAAGGTGCGAGAAAAAGGTATTCTGATCGTCAGCGAATCGGGATTACACACAGCAACAGATGTGGCGAAAGTGAAGCAAGCGGGAGCAAATGCGGTTCTAATCGGCGAATCTTTGGTAAAACTGCCCGATCCTGCCGCAGGTATCCAAAAACTCTTTGAAAATCTCGGTTAG
- a CDS encoding LysM peptidoglycan-binding domain-containing M23 family metallopeptidase, with amino-acid sequence MVMGRRIKREKIWLSFTSTILFFCLGFLGLNQKLIFAQGSDNVCPLPILSRLQRHKIQAGETIASIAEKYALIPATIIKLNPTILKNGLAPVGQEIFIPPINGIRIEAPKGSTWRDLEAASGIRADILFELNGCGRRPTIVFIPGTNWSAAGKRSDYTGLSSYPLPLASTVGLAYGWQKSPTEQKNLFHSGIDVLSPIGTNVLAAEDGLVIYVGQEGAYGNLVVINHLGRRQTRYAHLSRVTVRIDQRVRAGDVIGAVGTTGQPDIIPPHLHFEVRLDTPVGWTAQDPALHLPQIGPQSSQK; translated from the coding sequence ATGGTCATGGGTCGGAGAATCAAACGTGAGAAAATTTGGCTAAGTTTCACTAGCACAATTTTGTTTTTTTGTCTAGGTTTTTTGGGCTTAAATCAAAAATTAATTTTTGCCCAAGGGTCTGATAATGTTTGTCCCCTGCCGATTTTATCAAGGTTACAACGCCATAAAATCCAAGCGGGAGAAACAATCGCCTCCATCGCCGAAAAATACGCTCTTATCCCGGCAACGATAATTAAACTCAATCCGACTATTCTCAAAAATGGTTTGGCCCCCGTCGGTCAAGAAATCTTCATTCCCCCCATAAACGGCATTCGCATCGAAGCACCCAAGGGTTCCACTTGGCGAGATTTAGAAGCAGCATCAGGTATTCGTGCTGATATACTCTTTGAGCTTAACGGTTGTGGTCGTCGGCCGACAATAGTTTTTATCCCCGGCACCAATTGGTCTGCCGCCGGCAAGCGCTCGGATTATACTGGATTAAGTTCTTATCCCTTACCCTTGGCCAGTACCGTCGGATTAGCCTACGGTTGGCAAAAAAGCCCCACGGAACAGAAAAATCTCTTTCATAGTGGTATTGATGTTCTTTCCCCTATTGGTACAAATGTTTTAGCTGCCGAGGATGGTCTAGTGATTTATGTGGGTCAGGAAGGGGCCTATGGTAATTTGGTAGTGATTAATCATTTAGGTCGCCGGCAGACCCGTTATGCCCATTTAAGCAGGGTTACAGTGAGAATTGACCAACGGGTACGAGCAGGAGACGTTATCGGTGCGGTTGGGACCACGGGACAACCGGATATTATTCCCCCCCATCTTCATTTTGAGGTGCGCTTAGATACTCCCGTCGGTTGGACAGCGCAGGATCCAGCTTTGCATTTGCCCCAAATTGGCCCGCAATCAAGTCAAAAGTAA